One region of Peribacillus simplex genomic DNA includes:
- a CDS encoding NETI motif-containing protein produces the protein MGKKSKEKFEVVEGETIDACLDRIKAAGYFPVRRTEEPIFAEKIENGKVQYVPVDRKIVFEVKLIE, from the coding sequence GTGGGTAAAAAAAGTAAGGAAAAGTTTGAAGTTGTTGAGGGTGAGACAATCGATGCTTGTTTAGATCGAATTAAAGCGGCAGGCTACTTTCCTGTAAGGCGGACGGAAGAACCCATCTTTGCCGAGAAAATCGAGAATGGCAAAGTCCAATATGTGCCAGTTGATCGAAAAATTGTATTCGAAGTAAAATTAATCGAGTAA
- the purK gene encoding 5-(carboxyamino)imidazole ribonucleotide synthase — protein sequence MNNLNNTIILPGQTIGIIGGGQLGRMMALSAKASGFKIAVLEPTAEGPCAQVADIEIIGAYDDIEALKRLAEVSDVITYEFENISSEALDWLKQHAFLPQGSELLKMTQDRLTEKKAISDAGASVAPYREIQDISEIHLHIEKLGYPSVLKTTRGGYDGKGQLVIKEEADIKKAESLLKTGVCVLEAWIPFVKEISIIVTRKANGEASHFPIAENIHIENILHKSIVPARISQQAERKAINEALQLAEKLDLVGTLAVEMFLTAQDEIIINELAPRPHNSGHYTMEACETSQFEQHIRAVCNWPLGNTALLKPVVMLNILGEHIGPLMDEIPTISDWKVHLYGKKEAKFKRKMGHVNILRPTIEEALLESDRSKIWNQ from the coding sequence GTGAACAACTTAAATAATACAATCATTTTACCGGGACAGACCATTGGAATTATTGGCGGTGGGCAATTGGGCAGGATGATGGCCTTGTCGGCTAAGGCATCGGGCTTTAAGATAGCGGTCCTTGAGCCGACTGCAGAAGGTCCATGTGCGCAGGTAGCGGATATTGAAATCATTGGTGCTTATGATGATATCGAAGCATTGAAAAGGTTGGCTGAGGTTAGTGACGTCATAACATATGAGTTTGAAAATATCAGTTCAGAAGCACTGGATTGGTTAAAGCAACATGCATTTCTTCCACAGGGCTCAGAATTATTAAAGATGACCCAGGATAGACTTACTGAAAAAAAGGCCATATCTGATGCAGGAGCTTCGGTTGCTCCCTATCGGGAAATACAGGATATTTCAGAAATTCACCTTCATATAGAAAAATTAGGGTACCCTAGTGTGTTAAAAACGACGCGGGGCGGTTATGATGGAAAAGGGCAGTTGGTCATTAAGGAAGAAGCCGATATCAAAAAGGCAGAATCCCTGCTCAAAACAGGTGTATGTGTGCTGGAAGCCTGGATACCTTTCGTAAAAGAAATCTCGATTATCGTGACGCGTAAGGCAAATGGCGAGGCAAGTCATTTTCCGATAGCGGAAAATATTCATATTGAAAATATTCTTCATAAAAGCATTGTTCCCGCACGTATTAGTCAACAAGCTGAACGGAAGGCTATTAATGAAGCCTTGCAGCTTGCAGAAAAACTTGATTTGGTAGGGACATTGGCGGTCGAGATGTTTTTAACCGCTCAGGATGAGATCATCATTAATGAATTAGCGCCAAGACCTCATAACTCAGGCCATTATACAATGGAAGCGTGTGAGACTTCACAATTCGAACAGCATATAAGGGCTGTTTGCAATTGGCCGCTCGGTAATACGGCGTTATTGAAGCCGGTCGTAATGTTAAACATCCTTGGTGAGCATATTGGACCCTTAATGGATGAAATTCCAACGATTTCTGATTGGAAGGTTCATCTTTACGGCAAGAAAGAGGCCAAGTTTAAGCGGAAAATGGGGCATGTGAATATTTTACGTCCAACGATTGAGGAAGCTCTTTTGGAAAGTGATCGAAGCAAAATATGGAATCAATAG
- the purC gene encoding phosphoribosylaminoimidazolesuccinocarboxamide synthase, whose translation MEKRELLYEGKAKQIFATDNSEIVWVEYKDSATAFNGEKKSEIAGKGKLNNQITSLLFSKLAQENIPSHFIEQLSDREQLVKRVSIIPLEVVVRNTAAGSFSKRTGIEEGHPLKKTLIEFYYKDDELGDPLLTEDHIEELELASKEDVAILKEKAQEISIVLTSFFKELDIKLIDFKLEFGKTPNGDILLADEISPDTCRLWDVNTNEKLDKDVFRRNLGSLTDAYEKILAKLEGTQHV comes from the coding sequence ATGGAAAAACGAGAATTGTTGTATGAAGGAAAAGCGAAACAGATTTTTGCAACGGACAACAGTGAAATAGTATGGGTGGAATACAAGGATTCGGCAACAGCGTTTAATGGTGAGAAAAAGTCAGAAATCGCCGGAAAAGGTAAGTTGAATAATCAAATTACAAGCCTATTATTTTCAAAGCTTGCCCAAGAAAATATACCGTCCCATTTTATTGAACAGCTTTCCGACCGGGAGCAGTTAGTTAAGAGAGTATCCATCATTCCGCTTGAAGTCGTTGTACGAAATACGGCTGCCGGCAGTTTTTCTAAAAGAACTGGCATTGAAGAAGGCCACCCGCTTAAGAAAACGCTGATTGAGTTTTACTATAAAGACGACGAGCTCGGCGATCCTCTGTTAACGGAAGACCATATTGAAGAATTGGAACTTGCAAGCAAGGAAGATGTAGCCATTTTAAAAGAAAAGGCACAAGAGATCAGTATCGTCTTAACTTCCTTCTTTAAAGAATTGGACATTAAATTGATTGATTTTAAATTAGAGTTCGGTAAAACCCCGAATGGAGACATTCTGCTGGCAGATGAAATTTCACCTGATACCTGCCGATTATGGGATGTTAACACGAACGAAAAGTTAGACAAAGATGTATTCCGCCGTAATTTAGGCAGTTTAACAGATGCTTACGAAAAAATACTAGCAAAGTTGGAGGGTACTCAACATGTATAA
- the purE gene encoding 5-(carboxyamino)imidazole ribonucleotide mutase, protein MKPQVGVIMGSVSDWETMKYACESLEQLEIPYEKRVVSAHRTPDLLFEYAESAKDRDIKVIIAGAGGAAHLPGMTAAKTIVPVIGVPIQSKALNGMDSLLSIVQMPGGVPVATVAIGKAGAVNAGLLAAQILAAFDSNIADRLESLRDETREKVLQSSEQLK, encoded by the coding sequence ATGAAACCACAAGTTGGAGTTATTATGGGAAGTGTCTCGGATTGGGAAACGATGAAATACGCTTGTGAATCATTGGAACAGCTTGAGATTCCCTATGAAAAAAGAGTCGTTTCCGCCCACAGGACGCCGGATTTACTATTTGAATATGCAGAGAGTGCAAAAGATAGAGATATTAAGGTGATTATTGCCGGAGCTGGCGGGGCGGCGCATCTTCCAGGTATGACGGCAGCCAAAACGATTGTCCCTGTGATTGGCGTACCGATACAATCTAAGGCATTAAATGGGATGGATTCGTTATTATCGATTGTTCAAATGCCTGGCGGCGTACCGGTTGCAACGGTTGCAATCGGAAAAGCTGGCGCAGTCAATGCCGGATTGTTAGCGGCTCAAATATTAGCAGCTTTCGATTCCAACATTGCTGATAGGTTAGAATCTTTACGAGACGAAACCAGAGAAAAGGTGTTACAGAGCAGTGAACAACTTAAATAA
- the purQ gene encoding phosphoribosylformylglycinamidine synthase subunit PurQ, translating to MKFAVIVFPGSNCDVDMFHAIKDALGEEVEYVWHSTDNLDQYDGILLPGGFSYGDYLRSGAIARFSNVMAEIVKAAQAGKPVLGVCNGFQILLEAGLLPGAMRRNEGLKFICRNVGLKVENNQSMFTTGYEINETITIPVAHGEGNYYCDDETLAELKRNNRILFTYDGENPNGSLEQIAGITNEQGNVLGMMPHPERAVDSLLGSKDGLKIFQSIVKNWRESHVITA from the coding sequence ATGAAATTTGCTGTCATAGTTTTCCCTGGTTCCAATTGTGATGTCGATATGTTCCATGCGATAAAGGATGCTCTAGGGGAAGAAGTGGAGTATGTTTGGCACTCTACAGACAATCTAGATCAGTATGATGGGATTCTCCTTCCAGGAGGTTTCTCTTATGGGGACTATTTACGCTCTGGAGCGATTGCACGATTTTCGAATGTAATGGCCGAAATCGTAAAAGCGGCACAAGCAGGAAAGCCTGTTTTGGGTGTCTGCAATGGTTTTCAGATTTTACTTGAAGCAGGACTTTTACCTGGAGCGATGCGCCGTAATGAAGGCTTGAAATTCATTTGCCGCAATGTAGGATTAAAGGTTGAAAATAATCAATCGATGTTCACGACAGGATATGAAATAAATGAAACGATTACGATCCCGGTTGCCCATGGTGAAGGGAATTACTACTGTGATGATGAAACATTGGCTGAATTAAAACGAAATAACCGTATTTTATTCACTTATGACGGTGAAAATCCAAACGGAAGCTTGGAACAAATAGCGGGAATTACAAATGAACAAGGAAATGTCCTCGGAATGATGCCTCATCCCGAACGTGCTGTTGATTCACTGCTTGGCAGTAAAGACGGCTTAAAGATTTTTCAATCCATCGTAAAAAACTGGAGGGAATCACATGTTATTACAGCTTGA
- the purB gene encoding adenylosuccinate lyase, which produces MIERYTRPEMGNIWTEKNRFNAWLEVEILACEAWSELGIIPKEDVKLLRENATFDVERINEIEKDTRHDVVAFTRAVSETLGEERKWVHYGLTSTDVVDTALSYMIKQANDIISKDLNNFVEILKNKAKEHKYTVQMGRTHGVHAEPTTFGLKLALWYQEMKRNVERFEEARKNIEVGKISGAVGTYANIDPFVEKFVCEKLGLEAAPISTQTLQRDRHAHYMSTLALIATSIEKFAVEIRGLQKSETREVEEFFAKGQKGSSAMPHKRNPIGSENMTGIARVIRGYMMTAYENVPLWHERDISHSSAERIILPDATIALNYMLNRFSNIVKNLTVYPENMKRNMDRTLGLIFSQRVLLSLIDKGLVREEAYDTVQPKAMEAWELQVPFRSLIEKDDKITSLLTKEELDDCFDPTHHLKNVDVIFDRLGL; this is translated from the coding sequence ATGATTGAACGTTATACCCGCCCAGAGATGGGAAACATTTGGACAGAGAAAAACCGCTTTAATGCGTGGTTGGAAGTAGAAATTCTAGCTTGTGAAGCATGGTCTGAACTTGGAATAATTCCAAAGGAAGATGTGAAGCTTCTTCGTGAAAATGCTACGTTCGATGTGGAGCGTATCAATGAAATCGAAAAAGATACACGCCACGATGTTGTTGCTTTTACACGTGCGGTTTCTGAAACATTGGGTGAAGAACGGAAATGGGTCCATTACGGACTGACTTCTACTGATGTGGTCGATACAGCTCTTTCATATATGATTAAGCAAGCGAATGATATCATCTCCAAGGATTTAAATAACTTTGTGGAGATCCTGAAAAATAAAGCGAAAGAACATAAATATACGGTTCAAATGGGACGTACACATGGAGTTCATGCGGAACCGACCACTTTTGGGTTGAAATTGGCACTTTGGTATCAAGAAATGAAACGCAATGTCGAACGTTTTGAAGAAGCCAGAAAGAACATAGAGGTTGGGAAAATCTCTGGAGCTGTCGGAACCTACGCAAACATCGACCCGTTCGTTGAAAAATTCGTTTGTGAAAAGCTTGGCCTTGAAGCAGCACCTATTTCAACACAAACATTGCAACGGGATCGCCACGCACATTATATGAGCACATTGGCTTTAATTGCGACATCAATTGAAAAGTTCGCAGTGGAAATTCGTGGATTGCAAAAAAGTGAAACGCGTGAAGTGGAAGAATTCTTTGCAAAAGGACAAAAGGGATCTTCGGCAATGCCTCATAAACGGAATCCAATCGGTTCTGAAAATATGACAGGTATAGCTCGTGTAATCCGCGGTTACATGATGACAGCATATGAGAATGTGCCATTATGGCATGAACGTGACATTTCACATTCTTCTGCTGAGCGCATCATCTTGCCGGATGCAACGATCGCATTAAACTACATGCTGAACCGTTTCAGCAACATAGTGAAGAACTTGACCGTTTATCCAGAAAATATGAAACGCAATATGGACCGTACACTGGGATTGATTTTCTCACAACGTGTGCTGCTGTCCCTTATCGATAAAGGACTTGTCCGTGAAGAGGCTTATGATACGGTTCAGCCGAAAGCGATGGAAGCATGGGAGCTTCAGGTTCCATTCAGAAGCCTGATCGAAAAGGATGATAAAATCACAAGCTTGCTTACGAAAGAAGAACTTGATGATTGTTTCGATCCTACACATCACTTGAAAAATGTTGATGTAATCTTTGATCGTTTAGGTTTATAG
- the purS gene encoding phosphoribosylformylglycinamidine synthase subunit PurS: MYKVKVYITLRESVLDPQGAAVQQSLHSLTYNEVSDVRVGKYIELTIKDTDRDLDQLVKEMCEKLLANTVIEAYRYDVEEVITQ; encoded by the coding sequence ATGTATAAGGTTAAGGTATATATCACACTACGCGAAAGTGTATTAGATCCACAGGGAGCTGCAGTGCAACAATCACTTCATAGCTTGACATATAACGAAGTTAGTGATGTTCGAGTGGGGAAATACATTGAACTTACAATTAAGGATACGGATCGTGATTTAGATCAACTTGTGAAGGAAATGTGTGAAAAACTATTGGCCAACACGGTAATTGAAGCTTACCGCTATGATGTTGAGGAGGTTATCACCCAATGA